The following are encoded together in the Girardinichthys multiradiatus isolate DD_20200921_A chromosome X, DD_fGirMul_XY1, whole genome shotgun sequence genome:
- the LOC124862605 gene encoding trafficking protein particle complex subunit 5-like isoform X1, with product MFHNVQKMDTRFTRGKSTILERPLSRPKTEVSLSTFALLFSEMVQYCQSRVYSVTELQTRLAEMGQGVGASMLDVLVLREKNGKRETKVLNMLLFIKVNVWKSLFGKEADKLEQANDDDKTYYIIEKDPLINAYISVPKENSSLNCAAFTAGIVEAILTHSGFPAKVTAHWHKGTTLMIKFNESVIARDKALDGR from the exons AAAATGGACACACGGTTCACTCGAGGAAAGTCCACCATTCTCGAGCGACCTCTGAGCCGGCCCAAGACTGAAGTAAGCCTGAGCACCTTTGCCTTGCTGTTCTCGGAGATGGTCCAGTACTGTCAGAGCCGAGTGTACTCTGTGACCGAGCTGCAGACACGCCTTGCAGAAATGGGCCAGGGTGTTGGAGCCAGCATGCTGGACGTGCTGGTGCTAAGAGAGAAGAACGGGAAGAGGGAGACCAAAGTGCTAAACATGCTGCTCTTCATCAAG GTTAACGTATGGAAGTCCTTATTTGGTAAGGAGGCTGACAAGCTGGAGCAAGCCAATGATGATGACAAGACTTACTACATCATTGAAAAAGATCCACTCATCAACGCGTACATCTCCGTTCCCAAAGAGAACAGCAGCTTGAACTGTGCAGCCTTCACTGCAGGCATCGTGGAGGCCATCCTCACACACAGTGGCTTCCCTGCTAAGGTCACCGCTCACTGGCACAAGGGCACCACGCTGATGATAAAGTTTAACGAGTCGGTTATAGCCAGAGACAAGGCTCTGGATGGCAGATAG
- the LOC124862605 gene encoding trafficking protein particle complex subunit 5-like isoform X2 → MDTRFTRGKSTILERPLSRPKTEVSLSTFALLFSEMVQYCQSRVYSVTELQTRLAEMGQGVGASMLDVLVLREKNGKRETKVLNMLLFIKVNVWKSLFGKEADKLEQANDDDKTYYIIEKDPLINAYISVPKENSSLNCAAFTAGIVEAILTHSGFPAKVTAHWHKGTTLMIKFNESVIARDKALDGR, encoded by the exons ATGGACACACGGTTCACTCGAGGAAAGTCCACCATTCTCGAGCGACCTCTGAGCCGGCCCAAGACTGAAGTAAGCCTGAGCACCTTTGCCTTGCTGTTCTCGGAGATGGTCCAGTACTGTCAGAGCCGAGTGTACTCTGTGACCGAGCTGCAGACACGCCTTGCAGAAATGGGCCAGGGTGTTGGAGCCAGCATGCTGGACGTGCTGGTGCTAAGAGAGAAGAACGGGAAGAGGGAGACCAAAGTGCTAAACATGCTGCTCTTCATCAAG GTTAACGTATGGAAGTCCTTATTTGGTAAGGAGGCTGACAAGCTGGAGCAAGCCAATGATGATGACAAGACTTACTACATCATTGAAAAAGATCCACTCATCAACGCGTACATCTCCGTTCCCAAAGAGAACAGCAGCTTGAACTGTGCAGCCTTCACTGCAGGCATCGTGGAGGCCATCCTCACACACAGTGGCTTCCCTGCTAAGGTCACCGCTCACTGGCACAAGGGCACCACGCTGATGATAAAGTTTAACGAGTCGGTTATAGCCAGAGACAAGGCTCTGGATGGCAGATAG
- the LOC124863542 gene encoding mucolipin-1-like, protein MASSGYTFIPDSATEKHKLLSSMSSYGSQDVLGCGSHHPTGLVGSEFHRQLLDKDEEEEEEALRRKLKYFFMSPCDKYHAKRRKPFKLGLQLLKIIIVTVQLVLFGLSNQMVVTFKEENTAAFKHLFLKGYQDNHPQAVHTQLELYNHISFVIDQYMTLPQISLGRYAYVKGVGVNGSALSLCQRYYKTGTIDPVNDTFDIDPHVVTDCIGLDPTSDSSAPSNGNFKNFTLQFHKLINVTVDFQLKAINIQTIINNEIPDCYTFVITIVFNNKAHSGKVKIFLQNQASIKECKDPNVSGHAESYVREFFDVVVAIVCLLSLVLCGRSILKGILLQHEYVQFFKHKLEHTVSWGDRMEFINGWYILLIISDMFTIVGSFIKIGIESKTLSSYDICGILLGTSTLLVWVGVIRYFSFFQKYNILIVTLRAAFPNVIRFCSCVAVIYLGYCFCGWIVLGPYHTKFRSLSTVSECLFSLINGDDMFVTFAEMEQSSTLVWIFSQVYLYTFISLFIYMVLSLFIALITGAYDAIMAQTREQVPQTDLHTFIAQCTDTPSSGKFRGPEGSSCSFLCCCEW, encoded by the exons ATGGCGTCCTCAGGTTACACCTTCATCCCGGACAGCGCCACAG AAAAGCATAAACTGCTGTCCTCCATGTCCAGCTATGGGTCTCAAGATGTGCTTGGATGCGGGAGCCACCATCCCACTGGTCTGGTGGGCTCTGAGTTTCACCGACAGCTCCTGGAtaaagatgaggaggaagaagaggaggccCTGAGGCGAAAACTCAAGTACTTCTTCATGAGTCCTTGTGACAAGTATCACGCGAAGAGGCGCAAGCCTTTCAAACTGGGCCTGCAGCTGCTCAAAATCATCATTGTGACCGTGCAG TTggtgctgtttgggctgagcaacCAGATGGTCGTGACATTCAAGGAGGAAAACACAGCGGCATTCAAGCACCTCTTCCTGAAGGGTTACCAGGACAACCATCCCCAAGCTGTCCACACGCAGTTGGAGCTGTACAACCACATCAGTTTTGTCATAGATCAG TACATGACTCTACCTCAGATCTCTCTGGGTCGGTATGCATATGTAAAGGGCGTTGGTGTAAATGGAAGTGCTCTCTCCCTCTGCCAGAGGTACTATAAGACAGGCACTATCGACCCCGTCAACGACACATTTGACATTGACCCACATGTTGTCACAG ATTGCATTGGGCTCGATCCAACGTCTGACAGTTCTGCACCAAGCAACGGCAACTTCAAGAATTTCACTCTCCAGTTTCACAA GTTGATCAATGTAACAGTTGATTTCCAGCTGAAGGCCATCAATATTCAGACAATAATCAACAATGAAATCCCCGACTGCTACACCTTCGTCATCACG ATCGTCTTCAACAACAAAGCTCACAGCGGCAAAGTTAAGATCTTCCTACAGAACCAGGCATCCATAAAAGAATGTAAAGACCCTAACGTGTCCGGACACG CGGAGAGCTACGTAAGAGAGTTCTTCGATGTGGTGGTGGCAATTGTCTGCCTGCTGTCGCTGGTGCTCTGTGGCCGCTCCATCCTCAAAGGAATCCTCCTTCAACAT GAATATGTGCAGTTTTTCAAACACAAACTGGAACACACTGTTAGCTGGGGGGACAGAATGGAATTCATCAATGGCTGGTACATCCTGCTCATCATCAGTGACATGTTTACCATCGTCGGCAGCTTCATCAAAATTGGAATAGAGTCCAAG ACTTTGTCCTCCTATGATATTTGCGGGATCCTACTGGGAACATCCACTCTGCTGGTGTGGGTGGGAGTCATCCGCTACTTTAGTTTCTTTCAGAAATACAAT ATCTTGATTGTGACTCTAAGAGCTGCTTTTCCTAATGTTATCCGCTTCTGCAGCTGTGTAGCTGTTATTTATTTGGGATACTGTTTCTGTGGATGGATTGTCCTGGGACCTTACCATACTAAG TTTCGCTCCCTGTCCACGGTGTCAGAGTGTCTGTTTTCTCTCATCAATGGGGACGACATGTTTGTGACATTTGCTGAGATGGAGCAAAGCAGCACACTGGTGTGGATATTCAGCCAGGTCTACCTTTACACCTTCATCTCCCTGTTCATCTACATGGTGCTGTCCCTCTTCATCGCTCTCATCACTGGAGCCTACGACGCCATCATG GCCCAAACAAGGGAACAAGTTCCCCAGACAGACCTGCACACATTCATCGCACAGTGCACAGACACGCCCAGTTCTGGCAAATTCCGTGGGCCTGAGGGGTCGTCATGCTCCTTCCTCTGCTGCTGTGAATGGTAA